ATGACTTGTACAGGCGCTTTGGTCTGACCTGTGCCATCGGAATCGGTGACAATATGCTGCTGTCAAAACTCTGCCTTGATCTTGAAGCGAAAAAACGAGGGGTCGCCAAATGGAGTTATCGGGATGTTGAAACAAAATTGTGGCCCGTATCTCCCCTCTCAAAGATGTGGGGAATCGGAAGCAGAGTGGAGAAAAGGCTGCACCGCATGGGGATCTTTACAGTGGGACAGCTTGCTAATTATTCCCTGGACAAACTCGAGAAGGCATTCGGTGTCATGGGGAACCAGCTTTATTACCATGCAAACGGTGTTGATCTGTCAGAACTCGGTGCCCCGATATTAACCGGTCAGGTCAGTTATGCAAAAGGGCAGATTCTGCTCAGGGATTATAACGATCCCGTAGAGATCAAGAGGGTGCTTCTTGAAATGTGTGAAGAAGTAGCGGCAAGGGCGAGAAGAGAAAAGCGTGTCGGCCAGACGATCAGTCTGGGAATGGGGTATAGTAAGGATGAAGCGGGAGGAGGCTTTCACCGGCAAACGACCCTTCCGGAGCCGACCAACATCACGATGGAAGTGTATGAAGCCTGTGTAAAGATTATGAACCGTTTTCATGACGGCAGTACGGTACGGAAGCTTTCCGTATCAATCTCAAATGTTTACTCCGATGATTCCGTTCAGCTCAGCCTGTTTGAGACGGACCGTCCGAAAAAGCGGGCTCTCGGTTATGCTATGGATGAAATTCGCAGTAAATACGGAGCGAATGCCGTGCTGAGGGCTGTTTCCTATACAGAAGGGGGAACAGCAAGACACCGGAACACACTGGTAGGCGGTCATAAAGCATAAGAGAGCGGCTCACAAGGTGACATCAGACCTTATGAGCCGCTCTCTTTTCGTTTTACTCCCAGTCTGTTTCACCTGTAATACCGGCAATGTCGCACAGAGAAATGGAAATGCTGCGTTTTTCTTCGTTGTGGAGGAGAAGTGTCCCATTTACGGAATCCAATCTTTCGACTGTTCCCGTTAAGGTTGCTTCATTTCCTTGTATGACCGTCGTTATGATGACAGAAACTCGCTTAAAGGAAGCCTGTGAAAGAATGCCGTTCCATTCCTCCAGCAGCTGGGGATCGGGTTCGGGTTTTTGCTCTTTTTCATAACCGGCTTTTAACTCTTTTAACTTCTTTACGTGCTCTGGAAGCATCATGGATGTCCATTTTAATACTCCCCGGTCGTGCAGCATACCTATCCCTCCTAATTAGAACGTATGTTCCCATTTTAGATAAGATGAATCTGAAAAACAAGTGGAGAAAATTTGTAAAATATTTTTTGTTAAAAGGGAAGAAAAGTGAGGCAGAAAGGTGTATAGTAGGGGCTGAGAACTTTTTCTTTGTGATTACATTCACAAAGAAAAAGTTGGAAATACACGTAAAGAAAGAAGGGACAGTCTCAATGATTGTACGAGATCTGGTGGTGTCAGCAGAAGTGATGGAAGAGGAAACAAAGGATGGTATCTTTGTTATTTATGAGCGTTATGAAAATAATGAATGTGAATCCAATGGCCGTTTGTTCACACAAAAAGATTGTGAGCCGGAAGAGAGAGTTGAAATTATGGAAGAGAAGAACGGGGGTTCTCTCAAACACCTCTATTCGTACTCTGTAACAGACTCCATAGAGCCGGTGCTTGTTCAAATCCGCTTGGAACACCCTGAACTGCTTAAGTCATCCAAAGCGGCTCTTATAAGCTGAATGCATTTACGCCTCCAGGCAGTCTGGGGGCTTTTATTATTTGTGGTTTTTTATTTTGGTTGAAGAGCTCAGGATTAAAAGGCGGATTTCACGTTATAATGGACAAAACAGATATGATAGAAAGGAGCGGTTGAACGGTGGTAAAAGTGTTATTTGTGTGTCTTGGAAACATTTGCAGATCTCCTATGGCAGAAGCTGTCTTTAGTGAGAAGGTTAAAAAGGCGGGGCTGGAAGACAGGATAAAAATTGATTCCGCCGGAACAGGGGACTGGCACGTGGGCAATCCTCCCCATGAGGGAACACAGGACATTCTCAGGAAAAACAACATTGGCAGTGACGGGCTGAAGGCACGGCAGGTCAAAGAGAATGATTTAACGGAATACGATTACATCATCGGCATGGATGCAGAGAATATCGGTCATCTCACCAGGATGAAAGGTCTTAAGGACAGTGGTGAGGTTGCGAGGCTCCTCGACTTCACCGAAGACGGGGAAGATGACGTTCCAGACCCTTATTTCACAGGCAACTTTGATTATGTATACGAACTTGTAGAAAAAGGCTGCGAACGCCTCCTGGATTACATTCGTGAAAAAGAAGGCTTACAGTCATAAAAAAAGAGTGTCGGTTAAGGATCAGACTGGCTGAAACCGGATTTGCACACTGCTTCAGAGGACGGCTCATAAGGTGTATTGCCACCTTAATGAGCCGTTCTTTTTTTGGGGCCTGCCTTCCGCCCCGTTGTTTAACTCCGTTTTAAACAGGGAAAAACGATTACATGTATTGGAAGAGAAATGGAGTGAGCGATGATGAAGGACATACAAAAATTCTGGCAGGCAAGAAACTGGATGAAAAGTAATGAAAGCTTTCTTACCACATGGCACGCTCATGTGGGGTATAAATTAGATTTATTCGACAGCTTTGCAGAGGGAGAAAAAGTTGAGGAAGTAGCAGCAAGAGAAGAACTCAACGGCCAACTGCTTCTCAGATGGGTTGAGGTAGGGCTTGAAGTGGGCCATCTGAAAAAAACGATAACGGGAAAGATTAAACCAAAGAAAAAAATGCTTAAATACGTTTCTGCCAAAAGTAAGGATTCAGTCGGCATCCTGCTAAGAGAAATGATGGAGCTTCACATTCCAACACTTATGCAGTATCCCGACCTGATGCAAAACAATGAACAGATTTCATACCTTGAGGACAAGTTCGCCAATGTCGTAGCGGAAACGTCAGCGCTTCTGGAAAAAGCGTCAGTCCCGCCTATGATGAAATGGGTAGGTAAATATAAACCAGGACATATTGTTGACCTCGGGTGCGGTTATGGCGGGTATTTGAAAAAAATCAGGGAAACAGATGAGAAAGTCAGCCTTACCGGAGTGGAAATCAGCTCTGAGGTAGCTGAAGAAGCAGAAGGAAATTTGAGAAACGATAATATTACAATCCTCAACGAAGATCTTGAAGACTATATAAACAAAGGTGAAAAAGTCGACATGGTTATGATCCATAATCTTTTATACTATTATGAACCCAAAGAGAGAGAAGAACTTTTTAAAAAGGTCTCCTCCTTACTGAACAAAGGAGGAACCGTTACCGTAATTTCTCCGTTAACAGATGCAAAACATGGTCAGACATTTGCTGCCGCTTTTAATACCTTTATGTCAGCACATGAAAATCTCTTTCCTCTTCCGACTGAAAAGGAAATTGAATCCCATGGGAAAGCTGCCGGTCTTAAAGTGAAGATGAGTAAGCCGATTATTAAAGAGGGCGGATGGTACCTCCTCGGCCTTCAGAAAAAATAGGCTGTCCCATAAACCAGCATAAAGTGAAAGCCTCTCATATAATTTTTCCAGAGAGTGACTCACAAGGTATAATGCCACCTTGTGAGTCACTCTCTTCTTTTTTGAGCTGACTAGACCAATTCATGTAAACTCACTAATCACATACCGGAAGTGAGATGAAAATGGGCACCCTCTTTCCTTGTGATGAATACGATGTGTTAGACGTTGTCAAAATCCGCTGAACGAAAGAGAGGGAGCGAAATGTGTGGAATTACAGGCTGGGTGGATTTCAGGCGCCCGATTGAGAATGAAAAAGAAACACTGAAAACAATGGCTGACACCCTGTCCAGACGTGGTCCCGATGCTTCACAGGTTTGGGCAGAAGGTCATGCGGGTTTCGGCCATACAAGATTAATCGTTGTCGATCCTGCAGGCGGTCTTCAGCCTATGAGCCGGACGAAAAACAATAATACGTACACCGTCTGCTATAACGGTGAACTTTACAACACCGAAGATATCCGTAAAGAATTAATTAAGGAAGGGTATACTTTTTTGTCCCACTCCGATACGGAAGTTCTACTGACTGCTTTTATTGCATGGGGAGAAAAGTGTGTTGAAAAATTTAATGGAATCTTTGCATTTGCTATATGGAACCAGAAAGAAGAACGTCTGTTTCTTGGCCGTGACCGCCTTGGTGTAAAGCCCCTTTTTTATATGGAGCATCAAACAGGCATTGTTTTCGGTTCCGAACCAAAAGCCATTCTGGCCCATCCTGAAATCGAAGCTGTAATTGATGAAGATGGTTTGCAGGAACTTCTGGCTCTGTGTCCTTCAAGAACACCGGGACATGGTGTATATAAAGGGATGAAGGAGCTGCGGCCTGCTCATTTTTTAAAAATCGACCGCGAAGGCCGGAGAGTAAACAGGTACTGGCAGGTTAAGAGTGAAAAACATACTCAGTCAGCAGATGAAACAGCAGACCACATCCGCTGGCTCTTAAAGGATACGGTGGAGCGTCAGCTTGTGGCGGACGTGCCGGTGTGTACATTTCTCTCGGGAGGAGTGGACTCCAGCGCCCTTACTGCCCTTGCTGCCAATTACTTTAAAGAAAAAGGGCGTGGTACGTTAAGTACCTACTCCATCGACTATGAGGAAAATGATAAATACTTTAAATCGAGTAAATTTCAGCCCAATCCGGATGCGCCGTGGATTAAAGTGATGTCTGATTTCCTTGGATCAAATCATCACGGGTGCGTGATTAATAATGATGTTTTGTTTGATTACCTCACACCTGCAGCAGAAGCCCGGGATTTCCCGGGAATGGCGGACATTGATTCATCGCTTTTGTGGTTTAGTGAGCAGATAAAACAAGATGTGACGGTCGGGCTGTCCGGCGAGTGCGCCGATGAAATTTTCGGGGGCTATCCATGGTTTCATGATGAAGAGACGATCAAAAGGGAGAGCTTTCCCTGGATGCGGTCTGTTCAGGAGAGACAGCAGCTTTTAAGGCCTGCATGGAAGGATAAGCTCCATTTAAACGAGTATGCAGATAAACGCTACACAGATACTGTAATAGAAACACCGCTGCTCGATGGGGAAACAGAACTGGAGCAGAAGCGGAGGGCATTGTTTTATTTGAACATGACTTGGTTTATGACGACGCTTTTGGACCGGAAAGACAGGATGAGTATGGCTGCGAGTCTGGAAGTACGGGTCCCGTTTGCCGATCACCGGCTGGTGGAGTATGTGTGGAACATTCCGTGGGATATGAAGATGTACGGCGGAAGGGAAAAAGGAATCCTTCGAAAAGCATTGGAAGACGTCCTTCCTCACGACATCCTTTACCGTAAGAAAAGTCCATACCCTAAGACCCATCATCCCGTCTACACTGAAAAAGTGACCAGTGCCCTGCAGGGAGTATTAACTCAGGGGGACTCACCACTGTTTGATCTCTTCGAGAAAAGGACCATACGGGAACTGGTGGACAGTAAAGGGTCTTCCTTCAGGACGCCTTATTTCGGTCAGCTTATGAGCGGGCCGCAGCTGATTGCTCATTTATGGCAATTTCATCACTGGCTGATCTCATCAAAGGTCAAAATTCTTTAACGCCTGTTTTGCAGGCGTTTTTTCATTGGCGTAGAAGTAATTGGAAAACCATATAGTTATTACAAGAATCATTATCTTTGCTGTTTTTCCTCTGTGGTGGTATACATAATGTATAAGTTTTGTTTAACCATTATTTAATAAGGGAACAGAAGTTTACAGTAATAATCGAGCGGGGGGAGACCATGCAAAAACAAAAGGTGGCCATTATCGGTGCAGGGCCAGGTGGACTGGCTGCTGCCATGATGTTGTCTTATAGAGGTTTTTCTGTAGACGTATACGAAAAACAACCATACATAGGCGGGAGAACGTCAAGGGTTACAGAGGGGGATTACCACTTTGACCTAGGGCCCACGTTTTTCAGTATGCCTCATATTCTTGAAGAAGTTTTTGAAGCTTCAGGACGTAATTTACACGATTACGTTGAACTTAAAGAGCTGGAAACAATGTATGAACTGATGTTTGACGATCTGACCATTCATGCCACAAGAAACCGGGAAAAAATGAAAAAACATATTGAGGATTTGTTTCCGGGGTGCGGCGGACGCTATGAGCAGTTCATGATTGATACGAAAAAGAAAATGAACAAGCTTATGCCTATGCTGCAGAATCAGCATGGAAGCCTGCTGGATTATGTGAGACTTAGAAGCCTGAAGGCACTCCCTGAGCTTGAGGCAGGTCGTTCTCTTTATGACGTACTGGGCCGTTATTTTGACGATGAAAGGCTGAAGCTTTCTTTTACGTTTCAGTCAAAATATCTGGGGATGTCACCATGGGAGTGTCCCGGCGCCTTCAGTATTCTCTCCTATATGGAGCATGAGTGGGGGGTTTTTCACCCTGTCGGCGGACTGAATCGTCTTACTCAGGCAATGGCAGAGGTTGTAAAGGAGAATGGGGGGAGAATTCACACAGGACTGGGTGTAAAAAAGCTTATTGTTGATAAGAAGCAGGTAACGGGGCTGAGGCTCGATAACGGAGAGGTTATTGAAGCGGATGACGTAGTCATGAATGCGGACTTTGCAAGAGGAATGACCACCCTGTTTGAAGAAAGACAGGTAAAAAAATACTCAAAAAAAGTTATAGAAAAGAAAAAGTACTCGTGTTCTACATTTATGATTTATGCAGGGGTAAAAAAAACAGTGAACCTCGGTCACCACACGATTCTTTTTTCAAATGACTATAAAAACAATGTAGAAGAAATTACAAAAACAAAGAAGCTCTCACAGGATCCTTCCATTTATGTGCAGCACGCATCACAAACAGATCCGACTCTGGCACCGGAGGGGAAATCAGCCCTTTATATTCTTGCGCCGGTCCCGAACAATTTCAGCGGCATTGAATGGGAGAAAGAAAAGGACAAATTCCGGGACCTCATCTGGAATCTAGTAGAAGAAAAGACCGGACAAAAGCTTAGAGACTCTGTTGAGGTTGAAAAAATTCTTACACCCTTTGACTGGGAACACGATAAGCAAGTTTATAAAGGGGCAACATTCAACCTGGCTCACAACCTGGGTCAGATGATGTATTTCAGACCGCATAATCAGTTTGAAGAAGTTGACAGGCTTTGGCTTGTAGGAGGGGGGACCCATCCGGGAAGCGGACTTCCAACGATATTTGAATCAGCGAGAATTACGTCCAATGCAATAACAAAGAAATACCATAAGGCGGGGATGCACGTATGAAAACAGCAATTATCGGCGGCGGAATTGGCGGACTCGTTACGGCTTTGTATCTTTCAAAAGATGGACATGATGTCACCATCTATGAAAAAGAACATCAAGCAGGCGGGCGTCTTGCTTTTGTTGAGAGAGACGGCTTCAAAGTAGATAAAGGGCCTACTATTGTACTTCTGCCTGATATGATCCGGACGATTTTGGCCGAGACAGGTGTTAATCCCGAAATTGTACAGATGGAACGTATCGATCCTTTGTATCCGATTCATTTTTCTGATGGAACGACATTTACAAAATGGAGTGATACAACAGAACAGTTAAAAGAAATCAGGTCGGTATTCCCCGGTGAGGAAGAAGGATTTTTGCAATACATGAAAGATATGAAGGAGCGCTTTGAAAAAGGAAAACCTGCTTT
This DNA window, taken from Alteribacter keqinensis, encodes the following:
- a CDS encoding DNA polymerase thumb domain-containing protein, with the protein product MDIEYDSLPKRTIFCIDMKSFYASCAAVALGLDPLSAHLAVVGDTNRGGSVVLAATPPLKRDFGIKTGNRLFEIPDDPRIHIVNATMAVYLHISVQVTDLFHRYVPLEAIHTYSVDESFIDAGGTSKLWGSEWELAEAVRNDLYRRFGLTCAIGIGDNMLLSKLCLDLEAKKRGVAKWSYRDVETKLWPVSPLSKMWGIGSRVEKRLHRMGIFTVGQLANYSLDKLEKAFGVMGNQLYYHANGVDLSELGAPILTGQVSYAKGQILLRDYNDPVEIKRVLLEMCEEVAARARREKRVGQTISLGMGYSKDEAGGGFHRQTTLPEPTNITMEVYEACVKIMNRFHDGSTVRKLSVSISNVYSDDSVQLSLFETDRPKKRALGYAMDEIRSKYGANAVLRAVSYTEGGTARHRNTLVGGHKA
- a CDS encoding YolD-like family protein, encoding MLHDRGVLKWTSMMLPEHVKKLKELKAGYEKEQKPEPDPQLLEEWNGILSQASFKRVSVIITTVIQGNEATLTGTVERLDSVNGTLLLHNEEKRSISISLCDIAGITGETDWE
- a CDS encoding low molecular weight protein-tyrosine-phosphatase translates to MVKVLFVCLGNICRSPMAEAVFSEKVKKAGLEDRIKIDSAGTGDWHVGNPPHEGTQDILRKNNIGSDGLKARQVKENDLTEYDYIIGMDAENIGHLTRMKGLKDSGEVARLLDFTEDGEDDVPDPYFTGNFDYVYELVEKGCERLLDYIREKEGLQS
- a CDS encoding class I SAM-dependent methyltransferase, whose amino-acid sequence is MKDIQKFWQARNWMKSNESFLTTWHAHVGYKLDLFDSFAEGEKVEEVAAREELNGQLLLRWVEVGLEVGHLKKTITGKIKPKKKMLKYVSAKSKDSVGILLREMMELHIPTLMQYPDLMQNNEQISYLEDKFANVVAETSALLEKASVPPMMKWVGKYKPGHIVDLGCGYGGYLKKIRETDEKVSLTGVEISSEVAEEAEGNLRNDNITILNEDLEDYINKGEKVDMVMIHNLLYYYEPKEREELFKKVSSLLNKGGTVTVISPLTDAKHGQTFAAAFNTFMSAHENLFPLPTEKEIESHGKAAGLKVKMSKPIIKEGGWYLLGLQKK
- the asnB gene encoding asparagine synthase (glutamine-hydrolyzing), whose amino-acid sequence is MCGITGWVDFRRPIENEKETLKTMADTLSRRGPDASQVWAEGHAGFGHTRLIVVDPAGGLQPMSRTKNNNTYTVCYNGELYNTEDIRKELIKEGYTFLSHSDTEVLLTAFIAWGEKCVEKFNGIFAFAIWNQKEERLFLGRDRLGVKPLFYMEHQTGIVFGSEPKAILAHPEIEAVIDEDGLQELLALCPSRTPGHGVYKGMKELRPAHFLKIDREGRRVNRYWQVKSEKHTQSADETADHIRWLLKDTVERQLVADVPVCTFLSGGVDSSALTALAANYFKEKGRGTLSTYSIDYEENDKYFKSSKFQPNPDAPWIKVMSDFLGSNHHGCVINNDVLFDYLTPAAEARDFPGMADIDSSLLWFSEQIKQDVTVGLSGECADEIFGGYPWFHDEETIKRESFPWMRSVQERQQLLRPAWKDKLHLNEYADKRYTDTVIETPLLDGETELEQKRRALFYLNMTWFMTTLLDRKDRMSMAASLEVRVPFADHRLVEYVWNIPWDMKMYGGREKGILRKALEDVLPHDILYRKKSPYPKTHHPVYTEKVTSALQGVLTQGDSPLFDLFEKRTIRELVDSKGSSFRTPYFGQLMSGPQLIAHLWQFHHWLISSKVKIL
- a CDS encoding phytoene desaturase family protein, with amino-acid sequence MQKQKVAIIGAGPGGLAAAMMLSYRGFSVDVYEKQPYIGGRTSRVTEGDYHFDLGPTFFSMPHILEEVFEASGRNLHDYVELKELETMYELMFDDLTIHATRNREKMKKHIEDLFPGCGGRYEQFMIDTKKKMNKLMPMLQNQHGSLLDYVRLRSLKALPELEAGRSLYDVLGRYFDDERLKLSFTFQSKYLGMSPWECPGAFSILSYMEHEWGVFHPVGGLNRLTQAMAEVVKENGGRIHTGLGVKKLIVDKKQVTGLRLDNGEVIEADDVVMNADFARGMTTLFEERQVKKYSKKVIEKKKYSCSTFMIYAGVKKTVNLGHHTILFSNDYKNNVEEITKTKKLSQDPSIYVQHASQTDPTLAPEGKSALYILAPVPNNFSGIEWEKEKDKFRDLIWNLVEEKTGQKLRDSVEVEKILTPFDWEHDKQVYKGATFNLAHNLGQMMYFRPHNQFEEVDRLWLVGGGTHPGSGLPTIFESARITSNAITKKYHKAGMHV